CTAACAGTATTCGACCTCTGTAGGAGTATATGAGGGGTTTTAACGTTCCTTATTGTCACGACGGTTCAAGCCGGATGTTTACTTTCGTTATTCTTGGACAATTGGCTAGAGAACTACCTAGATATTTGACTTATATCCGATTTCCCGTTATACCCAGCTTCAGAGTTTTGATAATCAGTCTGACACTGTGGGAATTGCCGTATCTCTTTGGAATAGGCTGCCGTATTTTGTTGTTCGGAAAGCCGCACCATTGACTCCGAGATTAACCCTCCTTTAGGGTTACATTTTCAAAGTTAAGATAGGCTTGATTGAATTTATTATTGGGTTTATACCTAGTAACAATTGTCTGAACCTATCTCCCTGCTTAGGTTTTGGGGTTTATTCCTAAACTTTGACAGGAACGTCTCGCACTGATTCCTCAATTTTACCAAATCTATCTGCAACAACAACTCAAAGAGACTGAATATCTCACTCTCAAACAGAAGAGTGTATTTATGATTAGTCTAATTTGGGACAAACGAGCTATCCCTTTGTACTGGAAACTATTAGAGAAAAGGGGAAGTAGTAATTTAGAAGAACAACAAGCTCTAATTACTCCCATTTTAGAGTTATTGAAAGATTATGAAATCATTCTATTAGGCGATCGAGAATTTGGCAGTGTGAAGCTAGGGCAATGGCTCTGTCAGCAGCAAGTCAAGTTTATTTTAAGAATTAAACAGGAGCGTTACATTCAATCAGATGGAGAAGATTATACTCGTTTGTCTGAGTTGGGTTTATTGCCGGGAACTCGTTTTTACTTAAGAGGTGTTAAAGTCACTAAACAGAAAGGGTTTGGTAGCTTTGATGTCGCTGCTTATTGGAAACGAAAATACCGAGGAAAAGCCGAAACTGAAGGTTGGTATCTACTAACAAATCTTGGAGATTTACAGCAATCAATTACAGCTTTTAAATGTCGAAGTGGGATTGAAGCGATGTTCAAAGACTGTAAAACAGGAGGTTATAATTTAGAAAAAACTCAAGCATCTGGACACCGTTTAAACAGCTTAATTCTACTCATCGCCCTGGCTTACAGTTGTGCGATTCTCCAAGGTCAACAGATTAAAAGCAAGGGAATTCAAAACTATATAGG
This genomic window from Planktothrix sp. FACHB-1365 contains:
- a CDS encoding IS4 family transposase; this encodes MISLIWDKRAIPLYWKLLEKRGSSNLEEQQALITPILELLKDYEIILLGDREFGSVKLGQWLCQQQVKFILRIKQERYIQSDGEDYTRLSELGLLPGTRFYLRGVKVTKQKGFGSFDVAAYWKRKYRGKAETEGWYLLTNLGDLQQSITAFKCRSGIEAMFKDCKTGGYNLEKTQASGHRLNSLILLIALAYSCAILQGQQIKSKGIQNYIGRLKEEKRSLRRHSSFWMGLYGQSWVIGMEFFQEIVNELMLIRRNKLPFFQRGLRAMSLILSTF